In the Rhinolophus ferrumequinum isolate MPI-CBG mRhiFer1 chromosome 12, mRhiFer1_v1.p, whole genome shotgun sequence genome, aattttttcattggggaatattggggaacagtgtgtttctccagggcccatcagctccaagtcgttgtccttcaatctagctgtggagggcgcagctcagctccaggtccagttgccattttcaatctttagttgcagaggggtGCAGCTcatcatcccatgcaggaattgaacctgcaaccttgttgttcagagcttgcactctaaccaactgagccatctggccactccgccagaagctcagcggcagctcgttgtcttcaatctagttgtggagggcacagcttagtggctcatgtgggaatcgaaccggcaaccctgttgtacAGAGCTCGcgcctaaccaactgagccatccggcctcccctaACTCTTATTGGTgatattgtaaatggaattggtttctttattttatatttagattgtTCAATGGACATGtgtagaaatacagttgatttttaaatggatgttgtattctAAAACTTTCCTGAACtagtttattagttttaataatttttattgaattcctTAGGATGTTGTGTATATAAGGTCACAGCATTTGCAAccaagatagttttatttcttcctttccctttatagagccagatgctttttatttcatttcctttcctaatTCTCCTGGCTAAACCTCCagtaaaattttgaataaaaactaTAAGAGTGAattctcttgtcttttttcccGATCATAGGGAAAGAAtattcagtcttttaccattaagtacTGTGTTAGTTCTGGGTTTTTCATTATATGCTCTTTATCTGGCTGAGGAAATTCCCTTTTATTCCTGGtttaaggtgtttttttgtttgtttttcatgattgAGTGCTGAGTTttgtcatattttcctttttgtatctaCTAAAATTATTAtggtttttgtttagttttttgatatggagtgttatattaatttttggatgTTAAACCAACTTTTCATTCCTGGTATATACCCCACTTGCTTctgatgtataatcctttttatatattgacgAATataatttgttagtattttgctgagaatttttgtatctatatttatgagatactggtctgtagttttcttgtgatatctttgtctAGTGTTGGTATCGGTAATATTGGACTCAAAGAGTGAGAAGCATtctttcctattcatttttttggaagagtttgtgaagaattggtattaattcttctttatatgtttgttggaatttaccagtgaaaccaTTGGACCTAGGCTTTTTCTTCTGTGCAtatttttttgattactaatttagtatctttacttgttataggtctattcatagtttttagtttttatttttttgagtcagCTTTGGTAGTTTATAGCTGTCTGATTTGAGTCATATAACTTGTTGGTATATATTTGGTCATAGGAGTCCCTTACaattctttgcatttctgtaagCTCAGTAGTgatatctcctctttcattcctgattttagtaatttgaaccttctaaaattttatttatttatttatttattttattttatttttttggtcagtTTAACAAAAagcttgttaattttttttgatattttcaaagaaccactttttggttttattgatttttctattcattattttattgtttttgtattcattatttcattaagttTCACTGTaatctaattttctttcatttttttttctttgagtttagtTTGCTCTTTTACTCTATTAAGGTGGAAGATTATGTGACTGATTTGAGATCTTTGTTCTCATTTAATGTAGGTATTTACAGCTACAGTTTCCCTTTAAGCACTGGTTTAGCTGTACCCCCTCAGTGTcttcttgccattttctgctCCCTTGGCATTTTGTCACCTCTCTCCAATTTTTCCTCACTATCCTTACTGCTCCTCTGTGACCCCCTTTTCTGCCTGGTCCTTACTGAAAATAGCCAGAGACCTGTGCACTGGCAACTGTGCTAAGTGCTCCATATTGTATTGTCTCACTAAATCCCCACAGCAGCTCTGTGAAGAATGTGGTCTTAtttgttatctccattttctagCTCAGGAAACTCAAGTGCAGAAAGTTGAAGTAATAACATGCCAGGTTCTCGTATTAGTATATATCCGATTTGGCATTTGGTCTTCTCCCCTCATGCTCCATGCCTTCTCcctgggtgatttttatttattaaagtgcTATTTATACATGGATAATTCTACCATGTCATGAACATTGGCTCTATTCCTGCTCTTGTTCCCCTCCACGAGGTCCTTTCTTCTCGTTGACGTGCCTTTCATTACTTCACCATCTTCACCCAGTCTGTGAAATTTTTCGAGGGCCCCAGAAAGAATGAGGTGCTCCACCCACTTCTTCGCCTGCTTTTGTTTATGACTTTACCACAGCATCTACCAAATGGCGTACAATGTGTCCTTTCCTATGACTGAACATCTTCTAATGCTGTCAGTTTTTATTGGGTAACCACCAAACATATAGTTTGCAGTTTGGGGAAAAACTGTTAGAGAGTCAAGAATCGGTATGGAGTTATTGCCCCAGACCGCTCTCATAAATTCATAGTGACTTTACACTCTTCTACCTGCCTGACTCCTGTGCATCTTTCAGGCTCCTGCTCCCATGCCACCTCCGTAGGGAAGTTGTTCCTGTTATCCCAGGTTGAATAGGCTCCTTTAGACTTCTCTTTCATGGCATTGCTgtgatgtaattttttaaatatctgtgaaGTTCTCTTTTTGATGTCTGTCTGCTTCACTTGATCCCAAGTTCCACAAGAACAAAGCCCCTGCTTTAGGCCTGCCCTCTGTAGAGTTGTCTGCTGGCCCAGAGCCCAGAGTCTGGCCTTTAGAGGAAGTTCAATGGATATTTCTTGGACAAATGGATTATAGTAGCTAtgaattcttcttttttatggttagtttttgttttctatatcttgGTTTCCAGTTTTAATAATGGAGACACCTTAGCATGGCTGAGAACATATTTACCAAACAAGGAATGAGTGTGAGCTGTAGATCAAGAACTCTTTTAGAGATTTTGGGATACAGAGCTTGTTAAGACATATTCCCTTCCAGCCAAATACTTGTAGTCCAATCTAGAGCTGAAGAACCATAATACAAGCAAGGCGGAGTGAGGACGCTGCCTTCTAAGCACAAAGAGAGCCTCATTCTGAGGGTGCAGAGAGAAATTTCACACCAGATTCCATagataattgcatttttaaaaacgtaGAACAATTTATCACAATGGTTTACTATTGATTTGATCATAATGATCTCATGAGCATTTAAAAGACTGATCAAACTCCTAAGCAGGCTTTCTCGCCCTCTTTCACTGTTAATGAACTTCCTGACATTTTCTTATATCTCTTTTAACATTGATGGTTCAGTTTCTTGGTAGGATTGGGATTCCAAAGTACACATAAGAATGGCTGAGTGTTTAAACAGATTTGTAGGCACATGTATGTGGGGAAATCAGAGGGGAAATCAGAAGATGGGATGCTGCGATCCTCAGCTTTGATCTGCTGTTTCCCTTGCCAGCAGACATTCACCGCCCACACCCAGTTCCTTCCACTGCgaattatgtttaaatgtttttttccagcttctgaAAATGACTTTGTGGAGCAATGGCTTTTATTATTGGTCCTCAGTTACTCTAGGATTTGAAAAGTGAAAGTTGGTACACTGGTTGCTTGGAGAAAGTGGGTTTCATGCTTCGCATTACCATATAATTTGCAGAccagataaaacaaaatttggatGTTGCTTAATTTtccacttgtgtgtgtgtgtattatatgaCCTTCCTTACCAAAGAAGGGACAGGATGAAAGATATTTGATAATCAATACGTGAGGAAAgtacatttatcccatcatttgGGATGATGTTTGTGATGAAGATAAACCCCATTCTACTCCATTTTATGACTTAATAGTAGTTTATACTACTCTCTTGGTAGTGGTTGACTCCTTATGATTCTTAAATAAAGcacttatatttgttttaattttggtgaatgAAAGGATTCTCCATGCTTCTGAGTTAACTGTCAACTCTTGCCGCTAATTGAGACGTCCACCCCACGGCCTGAGTGGTGCCCATGCTACTACAATCCGTTCTCCCTCCCTTCAGTCTGCGGCGTGGGCGGGCTCACAGCAATACTTTAGTTTGTATTTCAGCCTTACCTCCCTGGCTGTGCGGAGTTGGGGACATTGCATTCCTCAGTTCCTTCTGTGTTTCCAATTTCTTCATTGTGCAAAAGGGATGATGACACCGATTCTGCACAGTAGTGAGGATTTCATGAGTTAATGTAAGCAGTGAACAAATATTAATATCCCTATCCTCCCCGTTTCCCTTTTCCCCCtacttgtaaaaaaataaaaaaagcacatTATCAGTAGTGTATTGGATGTTTATAGAACTTCAGGTGAAACAATAAAGATTTgttgtgagtgagtctgtgtgtgtgtgtgtgtgtgtgtgtgtgtgtgtgtgtgtgtgtgttggcgtGGTTAATTGCTGTCTCCATTGGTTGGCCTTGATTCTGATCCCTTGGGCTGGCTCTGCATCTTTCCCCTGGGCACACGGTGCCTATGTGAGCACAGATGCCCAGAGTCATGGTCCAGTGAGGAGAAAGAACTAGCTTCAGTGACCACTGAGCAGATTGTCGGCCCCTTTGGAAGGTGAGGATAGAGTACACCTACTGGATTTAAAATggcagaagttttttttttttttctggggaatgtaatttggtggttaccagaaggtaaaggggttggggggtgggggatgagggtgagagggatcaaatgtatggtaatggaaggggagctgactctgggtggtgaacacacaatgtgatttatggatgatgtgatacagaattgcacacctgaaatctatgtaattttactaacaattgtcaccccaataaattaaaaataaattaaaaaaaaaataaaaaaaataaaatggcagaagtTTTGAAATGGAATTGGAAGGTTAGGAGAGTAAAAGCAAACTTtatcactttgatttttttttttttttttttttagctatcaAAAGAAGGTTAAGAGTTGTTTTATTAATTCTCTCAAACATCTGGGTCTTTTGCTAGGTGCTCTCTGGTTGACAGTTGGAGCCCTCAAGCAACATGCCGGAACAGAGCAATGACTACCGGGTGGCTGTGTTCGGGGCAGGTGGTGTTGGCAAGAGCTCCCTGGTCTTGAGGTTTGTGAAAGGCACATTCCGGGAGAGCTACATCCCCACGGTTGAAGACACCTATCGGCAGGTGATCAGCTGTGACAAGAGCATCTGCACACTGCAGATCACAGACACCACGGGCAGCCACCAGTTCCCTGCCATGCAGCGGCTGTCCATCTCCAAGGGGCACGCCTTCATCCTGGTGTATTCTATCACCAGCCGGCAGTCCTTGGAGGAGCTCAAACCCATCTACGAACAAATCTGCGAGATCAAAGGGGACGTGGAGAGTATCCCCATCATGCTGGTGGGGAACAAGTGTGACGAGAGCCCAAACCGCGAGGTGGAGAGCAGTGAGGCGGAAGCCTTGGCCCGCAAGTGGAAGTGTGCCTTCATGGAGACCTCGGCCAAGCTCAACCACAACGTGAAGGAGCTGTTTCAGGAGCTGCTCAACCTGGAGAAGCGCAGGACTGTGAGCCTACAGATTGACGGGAAAAAGAGCAAacagcagaaaaggaaagaaaagctcaAGGGCAAATGTGTGGTCATGTGAATGCCCTTCCTGTGGGAGGAGCAGCTGagtgtcccctgtcacctctccttcccccttcctcgTGAAACCCAACGTCGTGTTGTCAGGGTAGCATGTAAGATGCCCACATATTAAATATTGCATTTTGACCGAGATGTGCCCTCTTGTCCTTACGAGGACATTTCACAGCACCAACAATAAGCCCCCTTCTCCAGAATCAGGGAATCTGCTAGAtggttaaaatgaaaaccaacatGCTCGGGATCACAGGTGGCTGAGAGGTATCAGCAGTCCCTGAAAGCATTGTGTGCCATTAGGAGGTGGTGGGGCTGGTACCCACGGAAGCAATGTGTGCTCAGAGCAGTCACTGTCACTGCATGCATGCCCAAGCATGTGAACCTGGAGCTTCAGGCGCCACCCCAGACCAGGCGTTTCCCTCCGCTCAGAAGTCAGTGCCatccttgggggaggggagaggcaggaggaggtgAGACCAGGCCGATGTTGCTCTATTTCATGGTTCTTTAACTGAATTACAATCAAACAACACGGCCTCCCCCAGAGGATGTTCACTGCCCACTCCCAGCTGACCTTGTAAGCCTTGCTTCCCTGAGGGGTCCTACTCACCTCACTAGATCTAGTTCGCAGGTATCAGTTTAACCAGTTAGAGTATTTATTTTCACATAGGAGGATGAGTTCACTAAGAGCGTGCTGCTCTGTCAGAAATTCTTTAGTGTGTGAGGGAGGATACTGTGACATTGCTAAGCCGCCACGACAGTGCTCCTGTGTTATACCTGGAAGGTTTTCCATGTGCAGTTTCCTTCCTTTGACCCATGAGGGCTATCACTTCTCCCAGTCctcagattttaaataaaagcaattaaagtatttatttttagacAATGCTGTTTTCCTCCaaagattgttttcttcttttaaataactgGATCTGTATCCAAATGGGTAACAGCCGGCAAAGGCCATCTGAAGACCAAAAGCACATCCATTTTCTAAATGACACGGACATGTAAATGCCATACTTTGCaccttaatgaaatattttgaaatagaagTTGTTCACTGTGTTTTTGATGACCTATCTATAACAGTATATTCCTGGAATATGTGTTTAAGTAATAGTAGAGTATCTTGCATGTTATAATGTCCATTATAAATGTCCCCTAAGTGCTGTTCAATGCACTGCTCACTCTGGAAACAATTATCTTTTTCTCCTAATGATCTTGTGTATATCCTTAATCCTTCAGACCAAATGACAGCCACTGTTGGTTCCTGCCTGCTGGTGGAGACGGGGTGGTGGTG is a window encoding:
- the DIRAS2 gene encoding GTP-binding protein Di-Ras2 codes for the protein MPEQSNDYRVAVFGAGGVGKSSLVLRFVKGTFRESYIPTVEDTYRQVISCDKSICTLQITDTTGSHQFPAMQRLSISKGHAFILVYSITSRQSLEELKPIYEQICEIKGDVESIPIMLVGNKCDESPNREVESSEAEALARKWKCAFMETSAKLNHNVKELFQELLNLEKRRTVSLQIDGKKSKQQKRKEKLKGKCVVM